In Alkalihalobacterium alkalinitrilicum, a genomic segment contains:
- a CDS encoding small basic family protein has product MWLPIIGLILGVILGFFTEFRIPDEYSNYLSIAVLAALDTLFGGIRAHLQHSFDSNVFLTGFFFNILLAAGLAFLGVHLGVDLYLAAIFAFGVRLFNNIAVIRRMLLSNWNERRNENKA; this is encoded by the coding sequence ATGTGGTTACCAATTATTGGTCTAATTTTAGGGGTAATTTTAGGATTTTTTACAGAGTTTCGTATACCTGATGAGTATTCCAACTATTTGTCAATTGCGGTATTAGCTGCATTAGATACATTATTCGGTGGAATACGTGCTCATTTACAACACAGCTTTGATTCCAATGTTTTTTTAACAGGTTTCTTTTTTAATATCCTTCTTGCTGCAGGTTTAGCTTTTCTAGGTGTTCATCTTGGTGTAGACTTATATTTAGCAGCAATATTTGCTTTCGGTGTAAGACTTTTCAATAATATTGCAGTTATACGTCGGATGTTGTTGTCGAATTGGAACGAAAGAAGGAATGAAAACAAGGCTTAG
- a CDS encoding YlmC/YmxH family sporulation protein, protein MMKISDLQSKDIVNMENGKRLGHLTDLDINLTTGQIDAIIINGTGKMMSFFNRDTEEFVIPWGNIVKIGNDVILVHVPEPYLPYQSG, encoded by the coding sequence ATGATGAAAATATCTGACTTACAATCCAAAGACATCGTAAATATGGAAAATGGGAAACGTTTAGGCCATTTAACGGATCTAGATATTAATTTAACGACAGGTCAAATTGATGCCATCATTATAAATGGAACTGGAAAAATGATGAGTTTTTTCAATAGAGATACAGAAGAGTTTGTAATACCTTGGGGAAACATCGTTAAGATTGGAAACGATGTCATATTAGTACATGTTCCAGAACCATATCTGCCTTATCAATCAGGTTAA
- a CDS encoding cell division protein SepF, translated as MGMKSRFKRFFELEEDTQEYESYSEEVAASQEEVPQYRRGDKQSKSQNIVSLQSVQKAAKVILIEPRTYDEVQDIADHLKNRKAVIINLQRISNDQGKRVVDFLSGTVYAIGGDIQKLGMQIFLCTPDNVDVSGSITEMIQERFEQR; from the coding sequence ATGGGGATGAAATCGAGATTCAAACGATTTTTTGAACTAGAAGAAGATACGCAAGAATACGAGTCCTACAGTGAAGAAGTGGCAGCAAGTCAGGAGGAAGTGCCTCAATATCGAAGAGGTGATAAACAGTCCAAAAGTCAAAATATCGTGAGCTTACAAAGTGTCCAAAAGGCTGCCAAAGTGATACTAATTGAACCTAGAACGTATGATGAAGTTCAAGACATAGCAGATCATTTAAAAAATCGTAAAGCTGTAATTATTAATTTACAGCGAATTTCAAATGACCAAGGAAAACGGGTTGTCGATTTTTTAAGCGGAACGGTGTATGCTATAGGGGGAGACATTCAAAAACTTGGTATGCAAATATTCCTATGTACTCCAGACAATGTGGACGTTTCCGGTTCAATTACAGAAATGATCCAAGAAAGATTTGAACAACGTTAG
- a CDS encoding DUF881 domain-containing protein, which produces MKVRGKHVILSLVLLVTGFIIALSYQFANEHQDTNPISQRQWRHEDELRNNIILEQAVNRNLQEDLRGYQAQLREIEAEIADLTEEQEVRVASLIEDLDRLRKIVGTVKVNGPGVEVTLADNSYVPDGANPNDYIVHEEHVHKVVQELLVAGAEAVAINGHRLSHNSFIQCIGPVIYIDGHTSYAPFVVTAIGDSLSLEGSMTLPGGVRDQLVNDLIEVRVQQKNEVIMEPYLSESR; this is translated from the coding sequence GTGAAGGTGAGGGGTAAACACGTTATTCTTTCCCTTGTCTTATTGGTAACGGGGTTTATCATAGCATTATCTTATCAATTTGCTAATGAGCATCAAGATACAAATCCAATCTCACAGCGCCAATGGAGACATGAAGATGAATTACGTAATAATATTATACTAGAGCAAGCAGTCAACCGTAATTTACAAGAAGACTTACGAGGGTACCAAGCTCAACTAAGAGAAATTGAAGCTGAAATTGCAGATTTAACGGAAGAACAAGAAGTTAGAGTAGCCTCTTTAATTGAGGATTTAGACAGATTGAGAAAAATAGTAGGTACTGTTAAAGTTAATGGGCCTGGAGTTGAAGTCACATTAGCCGACAATTCATATGTTCCCGATGGAGCTAACCCTAATGATTATATTGTTCATGAAGAACATGTTCATAAAGTCGTTCAAGAATTATTAGTCGCTGGCGCTGAAGCTGTTGCGATTAATGGGCACCGTCTATCGCACAATTCATTTATTCAATGTATTGGACCTGTTATTTATATTGATGGTCATACGTCTTATGCGCCATTTGTAGTTACGGCCATAGGAGATTCTTTAAGTTTAGAAGGCTCAATGACATTACCTGGTGGAGTAAGGGACCAGTTAGTGAATGATCTTATCGAAGTAAGGGTGCAACAAAAAAATGAAGTTATTATGGAACCTTACTTATCTGAAAGCAGGTGA
- a CDS encoding YggT family protein, with translation MQGIGALLNLAIMVYSYMIIAYILMSWFPNARESSIGQFLGSVVEPYLAPFRKFIPPLGMIDISPIVAIFALSFARYGVAALFGM, from the coding sequence ATGCAAGGAATTGGAGCTTTACTAAATTTGGCAATCATGGTTTATTCTTATATGATAATCGCTTATATTTTAATGTCATGGTTTCCTAATGCGAGAGAGTCATCGATCGGTCAGTTTTTAGGTTCAGTCGTCGAGCCATACTTAGCACCGTTTAGAAAATTTATTCCTCCATTAGGGATGATTGATATTTCCCCAATTGTAGCTATTTTTGCTTTATCATTTGCACGATATGGGGTTGCTGCGTTATTTGGAATGTAA
- a CDS encoding YggS family pyridoxal phosphate-dependent enzyme, with amino-acid sequence MTVKENLQKIEDEIIAACQRSGRDPDVVKLIAVTKYVTVERTQEAIDSGIFHIGENRVEGILEKEETITGAINWHFIGSLQSKKVKKIISKIHYLHSLDRLALAEEIQKRWSKSEPLKCFVQVNVSGEESKSGLNPKEAITFVKNLEQYPAIEVVGLMTMAPFVEDPEETRPVFKQLRLLQQDVQALALQHAPCEELSMGMSNDYIVAVEEGATFLRIGSSLVG; translated from the coding sequence TTGACAGTTAAAGAAAATCTACAAAAAATTGAAGATGAAATAATTGCAGCCTGTCAACGTTCGGGTCGAGACCCTGATGTAGTAAAGTTGATTGCGGTTACAAAATATGTAACTGTCGAGAGAACACAAGAAGCAATTGACTCAGGCATTTTCCATATCGGTGAAAATCGAGTTGAAGGTATTCTTGAAAAAGAAGAAACCATCACTGGAGCAATCAATTGGCATTTTATTGGGTCATTACAGTCAAAAAAAGTAAAAAAGATTATCAGCAAAATTCACTACCTTCATTCTCTTGATCGGTTAGCGTTAGCAGAAGAAATTCAAAAAAGATGGAGTAAATCAGAACCATTAAAATGTTTTGTTCAAGTAAATGTTTCGGGAGAAGAATCAAAATCAGGTCTTAATCCTAAAGAAGCCATCACATTTGTAAAAAATCTTGAACAATATCCAGCAATTGAAGTGGTGGGCCTTATGACAATGGCACCATTTGTAGAGGACCCAGAAGAAACACGACCTGTATTCAAGCAACTTCGATTATTACAACAAGATGTACAAGCCCTAGCACTTCAACATGCACCATGTGAAGAACTTTCGATGGGAATGTCCAATGATTACATAGTTGCAGTAGAAGAAGGAGCTACTTTTTTACGCATCGGCTCTTCGCTTGTCGGTTAG
- the sigE gene encoding RNA polymerase sporulation sigma factor SigE: MLKLKFTLMWQRILYRLGMKPDEIYYIGGSEALPPPLSKEEEAHLLSKLPTGDKAVRAMLIERNLRLVVYIARKFENTGINIEDLISIGTIGLIKAVNTFNPEKKIKLATYASRCIENEILMYLRRNNKIRSEVSFDEPLNIDWDGNELLLSDVLGTEDDIITKGIEEKVDRKLLVKALHTLNDREKQIMELRFGLAGDEEKTQKDVADLLGISQSYISRLEKRIIKRLRKEFNKMV; the protein is encoded by the coding sequence ATGCTAAAGTTGAAGTTTACATTGATGTGGCAAAGAATTTTATATCGCTTAGGAATGAAACCAGATGAAATATATTACATAGGTGGAAGTGAAGCACTACCTCCACCTTTATCTAAAGAAGAGGAAGCACACTTGTTAAGCAAATTACCTACAGGGGATAAAGCGGTTCGAGCGATGCTTATTGAACGAAATTTAAGGCTTGTCGTCTATATTGCCCGTAAATTTGAAAATACAGGAATTAATATTGAGGACTTAATTAGTATTGGAACAATTGGTCTTATTAAGGCAGTGAATACATTTAATCCCGAAAAAAAGATCAAATTAGCAACATATGCTTCACGCTGTATAGAAAATGAAATTTTGATGTATTTACGTCGTAATAATAAAATTCGTTCAGAAGTTTCTTTCGATGAACCTCTGAATATTGACTGGGATGGAAATGAGTTATTATTATCAGATGTTCTCGGAACAGAAGATGATATTATTACAAAAGGTATTGAAGAAAAAGTCGATCGAAAATTGTTAGTTAAAGCTTTGCACACTTTAAATGATCGAGAAAAACAAATTATGGAACTTCGTTTTGGTTTAGCGGGTGATGAAGAAAAGACACAAAAAGATGTAGCCGATTTACTCGGGATATCACAATCATATATATCACGTTTAGAAAAACGCATCATTAAGCGGTTAAGAAAAGAATTTAATAAAATGGTGTAA
- a CDS encoding DUF881 domain-containing protein: MTSLSKQVIFMIVTLIIGFMLAIQFQSTKEPVVRDTRDIRELRKELRAEQDKHQQLVQEIDKYASLIDQYEVSLNDHKENVENVMEDQIDSLRKEAGLTEVSGEGIILIIEPLYHDQFFGNQRHSVSPVLLRFLVNELNFNGAKEIAIGNQRIISTTAFREVNGVTRVNNRRLPPLPIEIKVISNDAEKLHNEMVVSESVEYFEIDNLKLTSTPINYLELPAFDDTPRVRYMEQMKED, translated from the coding sequence GTGACATCATTGAGTAAACAAGTCATTTTTATGATTGTGACTCTTATTATTGGTTTTATGTTAGCAATTCAATTTCAATCAACAAAAGAACCTGTAGTCAGGGATACGAGAGATATTCGAGAATTGCGTAAAGAATTACGTGCAGAACAGGACAAGCACCAGCAACTAGTACAAGAAATTGATAAATATGCTTCATTAATAGATCAATATGAAGTTTCGTTAAATGACCATAAGGAAAACGTTGAAAACGTAATGGAAGACCAAATTGATAGTCTAAGAAAAGAAGCGGGTTTAACAGAAGTATCGGGTGAAGGAATTATCCTTATAATCGAGCCCCTATATCATGATCAATTTTTTGGGAATCAAAGGCACTCAGTATCTCCAGTTTTACTTCGTTTTCTTGTTAACGAGTTAAATTTTAATGGAGCTAAAGAGATTGCGATCGGTAATCAAAGAATTATTTCAACAACTGCCTTTCGAGAAGTAAATGGAGTAACTCGTGTTAATAATAGGAGACTTCCACCATTACCTATAGAAATAAAAGTTATATCAAACGATGCTGAAAAACTTCATAATGAAATGGTCGTTTCTGAATCAGTAGAGTATTTTGAAATTGATAATTTAAAATTAACGTCTACGCCAATTAACTATCTTGAATTACCAGCTTTTGATGATACACCAAGGGTGAGGTATATGGAGCAAATGAAGGAGGATTAA
- the spoIIGA gene encoding sigma-E processing peptidase SpoIIGA yields MTIYLDVIWVLNLCIDFLLIWITAITLKRTVHIWRLFLAALFASLIVFLMFTPFGHLFYQPWMKFLYSMAIVLIAFGFHRLIYFIQNLFMFYFVTFMTGGGLFALHFFWQTEFEVLDGVMFTKTSGFGSTFSWLFVLIGFPLVWLFSKHQLKQVETRKIHYEQVVTVEISIGQETIELKGLVDSGNQLHDPITRAPVMVIEKDALHSMLNTDEIELLLYYENLERIFEMKHPLAERIRIIPYRVVGKDQQFMVAIKPDYVRVTTADEQHLVKKVLIGINDMKLSNDGDYQCIVHPKMLVAGQGKKLA; encoded by the coding sequence ATGACCATTTATTTGGATGTAATTTGGGTTCTTAATCTATGTATTGACTTTCTCTTAATTTGGATAACTGCAATAACACTAAAAAGAACGGTACATATATGGCGGTTATTCCTAGCAGCTCTATTTGCGTCACTAATCGTTTTTTTGATGTTTACACCATTTGGTCATTTGTTTTATCAACCATGGATGAAATTTTTATACTCAATGGCCATTGTTTTAATTGCCTTTGGGTTTCACCGATTGATCTATTTTATTCAAAACTTATTTATGTTTTACTTTGTAACTTTTATGACGGGAGGAGGCTTATTTGCGCTTCATTTCTTTTGGCAAACTGAGTTTGAAGTTTTAGATGGTGTCATGTTTACGAAAACGTCAGGGTTTGGTAGTACGTTTAGCTGGTTATTTGTGTTAATTGGTTTTCCACTCGTCTGGCTTTTCTCAAAACATCAGTTAAAACAAGTTGAGACTAGAAAAATTCATTATGAACAAGTCGTTACTGTTGAAATCTCAATTGGTCAAGAAACGATAGAACTGAAAGGTCTCGTCGATAGTGGGAATCAATTACATGATCCTATTACTAGAGCCCCTGTTATGGTCATAGAAAAGGATGCATTACATTCTATGCTAAATACTGATGAAATTGAACTACTTCTCTATTATGAAAATTTAGAAAGAATTTTTGAGATGAAACATCCATTAGCAGAAAGAATTAGAATTATACCATATCGAGTCGTAGGGAAAGATCAACAATTTATGGTCGCAATTAAGCCAGATTATGTTAGAGTGACGACGGCCGATGAACAGCATCTTGTTAAGAAAGTACTGATTGGGATTAACGATATGAAACTATCAAATGACGGAGACTATCAATGTATTGTTCATCCGAAGATGCTTGTTGCAGGACAAGGGAAAAAATTAGCTTAG
- a CDS encoding cell division protein FtsQ/DivIB, whose translation MADEKVITINDRIPKLKEQRKQRANRRLIFFLSFFFLLILLVIYFQSPLSHIKTIEVHGNDYLPKEIIVNSSKLSSGTSIWQLDKEEVIARIVSLKEIESADISRKFPNKIEIHIVEYQRVAYMYQEGKYYPILSTGAFLEELPPNVMPVDAPILRDWEPGPVAQELAAELTKLSDGLFNRISEIYYTPTEADPLRIIVFMNDGHEVHSTVRDFSDKIAPYPSIVKEIDPNKIGIIHMRMTPYFEEFDVEEEEEGEGEG comes from the coding sequence ATGGCTGATGAAAAAGTCATTACCATCAACGACAGAATTCCTAAGTTAAAGGAACAAAGAAAGCAACGAGCGAACCGAAGATTAATTTTCTTTTTGTCTTTCTTTTTTTTACTCATCCTCTTAGTAATATATTTTCAATCTCCGTTAAGTCACATTAAGACGATCGAAGTCCACGGAAATGATTACTTACCTAAAGAGATAATCGTCAATAGTTCGAAATTAAGTAGTGGGACAAGCATTTGGCAACTTGATAAAGAAGAAGTAATTGCCCGAATAGTTTCTTTAAAGGAAATTGAGTCAGCAGACATTTCAAGAAAGTTTCCAAATAAGATTGAAATCCATATCGTTGAATATCAACGAGTGGCGTATATGTACCAAGAAGGAAAGTATTATCCGATTTTAAGTACAGGGGCTTTTTTAGAGGAATTACCCCCTAATGTAATGCCAGTAGATGCTCCTATCTTAAGAGACTGGGAACCTGGACCAGTTGCCCAAGAGCTAGCAGCTGAACTAACAAAGTTATCCGATGGACTTTTTAATAGAATCTCAGAAATTTACTATACACCTACGGAAGCCGATCCACTAAGAATTATTGTTTTTATGAATGATGGGCATGAAGTGCATTCAACCGTTCGGGATTTTTCCGATAAAATTGCACCTTATCCTTCAATTGTTAAAGAAATAGACCCAAATAAGATAGGGATTATCCATATGAGGATGACTCCTTATTTCGAAGAGTTTGACGTTGAGGAGGAAGAAGAAGGTGAAGGTGAGGGGTAA
- the ftsZ gene encoding cell division protein FtsZ, translating to MLEFEMDMEQLATIKVIGVGGGGSNAVNRMIENGLQGVEFIAVNTDAQALHLSKAEIKLQLGGKLTRGLGAGANPDIGKKAAEESREQLEEALKGADMVFITAGMGGGTGTGAAPVIAEIAKELGALTVGVVTRPFTFEGRKRSTQAGGGIDALKEKVDTLIVIPNDRLLEIVDKNTPMLEAFREADNVLRQGVQGISDLIAVPGLINLDFADVKTIMVDKGSALMGIGIATGENRATEAAKKAISSPLLETSVDGAQGVLMNITGGSNLSLYEVHEAAEIVSAASDSEVNMIFGSVINENLKDEIVVTVIATGFEDSESNTVNNRQQLQRPSVQPKATTTQAQPKQEEVKEPRFNPQAQQPEQADTLDIPTFLRNRKRRSK from the coding sequence ATGTTAGAGTTTGAAATGGATATGGAACAACTAGCGACAATCAAAGTCATCGGTGTTGGCGGTGGCGGAAGTAACGCTGTTAACCGTATGATCGAAAATGGTTTACAAGGCGTTGAGTTTATCGCTGTAAATACAGATGCACAAGCTTTGCATTTATCGAAAGCAGAAATCAAGCTACAATTAGGTGGTAAATTAACTCGCGGACTTGGTGCAGGTGCAAATCCAGATATCGGAAAAAAAGCTGCAGAAGAAAGTAGAGAGCAACTTGAAGAAGCGTTAAAAGGCGCTGATATGGTGTTTATTACAGCAGGCATGGGTGGAGGTACAGGAACAGGTGCTGCACCAGTAATCGCTGAAATTGCTAAAGAATTAGGAGCATTAACAGTAGGTGTTGTAACGCGACCATTTACGTTTGAAGGACGTAAACGTTCGACACAAGCTGGTGGTGGTATCGACGCTTTAAAAGAGAAAGTTGATACATTAATTGTTATTCCTAATGATCGCCTTTTGGAAATTGTTGATAAAAATACTCCAATGCTAGAAGCGTTCCGTGAAGCGGATAATGTTCTTCGTCAAGGTGTACAAGGTATTTCCGATTTAATTGCAGTTCCAGGGCTAATTAACTTAGACTTTGCAGATGTGAAGACAATTATGGTTGATAAAGGGTCTGCGCTAATGGGGATTGGTATTGCAACAGGTGAAAATCGAGCTACGGAAGCGGCTAAGAAGGCCATTTCAAGTCCTTTACTTGAAACTTCAGTAGATGGTGCCCAAGGGGTATTAATGAATATTACAGGTGGTTCAAACTTAAGTTTATACGAAGTTCATGAAGCTGCTGAAATTGTTTCTGCTGCTTCAGACTCTGAAGTAAATATGATTTTCGGATCTGTTATTAATGAGAACTTAAAAGATGAAATCGTTGTTACAGTAATTGCAACGGGATTTGAAGATAGTGAAAGTAACACGGTTAACAACAGACAACAGTTGCAACGTCCTTCGGTACAACCAAAGGCTACAACTACACAAGCACAACCAAAGCAAGAAGAAGTGAAGGAGCCGAGATTTAATCCACAAGCTCAGCAACCTGAACAAGCGGATACACTTGATATTCCAACGTTTTTACGTAATCGAAAAAGACGTTCAAAGTAA
- the ftsA gene encoding cell division protein FtsA: MNNNDIYVSLDIGTSNVRVIIGEMANGTLNIIGVGNTKSHGIKKGSIVDIDETVKSIKRAVDQAERMIGLSIKQVIVGVNGNHVQLQPCHGVVAVSSPDREIGDEDIARVIDAAQVVSIPPEREIIDVIPRQFIVDGLDEINDPRGMIGVRLEMEGTIITGSKTILHNLLRCVERAGLQIADICLQPLAGGAVAISKDEKSLGVGLVDIGGGSTTVSIFEQGTLKTTSVIPIGGDHVTNDIAIGLRTSSEEAERIKLKYGHAYIDEASDAELFKVAVIGSNDQDEFSQYDIAHIIEARMDEIFELIEKEVHRLGYRDLPGGYVLTGGAVMVPGVLELAREVLQSNVRIAIPDYIGVREPQYTMGVGLIQFAYRNVKIQGKEVAASVSDLNQGEKTNPKKEKAAPKAKEDKEGMKKVKNWFKVFFE; encoded by the coding sequence ATGAACAACAATGATATTTATGTAAGCTTAGACATCGGTACATCCAATGTAAGAGTTATCATTGGAGAAATGGCCAATGGAACACTAAACATCATTGGTGTTGGAAATACGAAGTCCCATGGGATAAAGAAAGGCTCCATTGTAGATATTGATGAAACTGTAAAATCAATTAAGAGAGCTGTCGATCAAGCGGAGCGCATGATCGGTTTATCGATAAAGCAAGTTATAGTAGGTGTTAATGGGAATCATGTTCAGTTACAGCCTTGTCATGGTGTGGTTGCTGTCTCTAGCCCTGACCGTGAAATTGGTGATGAAGATATCGCTCGAGTCATCGATGCAGCCCAAGTGGTATCAATTCCACCAGAACGTGAAATCATTGACGTTATTCCACGTCAATTTATCGTTGATGGTTTAGATGAAATTAATGATCCACGAGGAATGATCGGTGTAAGGTTAGAGATGGAAGGCACTATTATCACTGGATCCAAAACTATATTACATAATTTGTTGCGGTGTGTAGAGCGAGCTGGTTTACAAATTGCTGACATATGCCTTCAACCACTTGCAGGTGGTGCAGTTGCGATCTCTAAAGATGAGAAAAGTCTTGGAGTAGGCCTTGTCGATATTGGTGGTGGTTCAACTACTGTTTCTATCTTTGAACAAGGGACACTGAAAACTACTTCTGTTATACCGATTGGCGGAGACCATGTTACGAATGATATTGCGATTGGGTTACGTACTTCTAGTGAAGAAGCAGAACGTATTAAATTAAAGTATGGACATGCCTACATTGATGAAGCATCAGATGCAGAACTGTTTAAAGTGGCTGTTATCGGAAGTAATGATCAAGATGAATTTTCGCAGTATGATATTGCACACATTATTGAAGCACGAATGGATGAAATATTTGAACTCATTGAAAAAGAAGTTCATCGGTTAGGGTATCGTGATTTACCGGGTGGCTATGTACTTACTGGAGGAGCAGTTATGGTTCCAGGAGTTTTAGAATTAGCTCGTGAAGTGTTACAAAGTAATGTAAGAATTGCTATACCTGATTATATTGGTGTTCGTGAACCTCAATATACAATGGGTGTTGGATTAATCCAATTTGCTTATCGTAATGTTAAAATTCAAGGAAAAGAAGTTGCAGCCTCGGTTTCTGACTTGAATCAAGGAGAAAAGACGAATCCTAAGAAGGAAAAAGCAGCTCCTAAGGCGAAAGAGGATAAAGAAGGTATGAAAAAGGTGAAGAATTGGTTTAAAGTATTCTTTGAATAA
- the sigG gene encoding RNA polymerase sporulation sigma factor SigG translates to MNIILLLGGKELTRNKVEICGVDTAKLPVLTNKEMRELFTQMQSGDISAREKLVNGNLRLVLSVIQRFNNRGEYVDDLFQVGCIGLMKSIDNFDLGQNVKFSTYAVPMIIGEIRRYLRDNNPIRVSRSLRDIAYKALQVRDQLMAEKNRDREPTVQEISKVLDVPKEDVVFALDAIQDPVSLFEPIYNDGGDPIYVMDQISDDKQKDVNWVEEIALREAMIRLNDREKLILNMRFFQGKTQMEVADEIGISQAQVSRLEKAAIQQMNKHAQS, encoded by the coding sequence ATGAACATCATTCTCCTGTTGGGAGGGAAAGAATTGACACGAAATAAGGTTGAAATTTGTGGAGTTGACACAGCGAAATTACCTGTACTGACGAACAAGGAAATGCGCGAATTATTTACACAAATGCAAAGTGGTGATATTAGTGCCCGTGAGAAGTTAGTCAATGGTAATCTTCGTCTTGTCCTAAGCGTAATCCAACGCTTTAATAACCGTGGTGAATATGTAGACGATCTCTTTCAGGTTGGTTGTATCGGGTTAATGAAATCAATTGATAACTTTGATTTAGGCCAAAATGTAAAGTTCTCTACATATGCTGTCCCTATGATCATCGGTGAAATAAGAAGGTACTTAAGAGATAATAATCCTATTCGAGTATCTAGGTCTTTACGTGATATTGCTTATAAAGCGTTACAAGTTCGAGATCAGTTAATGGCTGAAAAGAACCGAGACCGAGAGCCGACGGTGCAAGAGATTTCGAAGGTGCTTGATGTTCCAAAGGAGGATGTTGTTTTCGCTTTGGACGCTATTCAGGATCCAGTTTCATTATTTGAACCGATTTATAATGACGGTGGAGATCCAATTTATGTGATGGACCAAATTAGTGATGATAAGCAAAAAGATGTAAATTGGGTTGAAGAAATTGCCTTGCGCGAGGCAATGATCCGCTTGAACGACAGGGAAAAGCTAATTTTAAATATGAGGTTTTTCCAAGGGAAAACACAAATGGAAGTAGCCGATGAAATTGGAATTTCTCAGGCTCAAGTATCTAGACTTGAAAAAGCAGCAATTCAACAAATGAATAAACACGCACAAAGCTAA
- the pgeF gene encoding peptidoglycan editing factor PgeF, protein MIHEPFIQTEHHLLKIAEWEKNDRNLTAGFTTRIGGVGQPPYHSLNVGLHVADDDTIVLKNREHVARKLNIPIEQWVVGEQVHDAKINKVMRNDVGKGGQSQKTAIKGVDGLYTREKNILLVSLYADCVPLYFYVPKQQLIGLAHAGWKGTVSQIGSKMVEIWTNIEGINASEILVAIGPSISQTEYEVDQNVIQSVNKVLPQGEERPYQLTRPGHYLLDLKTLNEQILVRAGIPKENIIKSQYCTASNTNLFFSHRKEKGKTGRMMSYIGLKGGLSQKERRTLD, encoded by the coding sequence TTGATCCATGAACCGTTTATCCAAACGGAACACCATTTATTAAAGATAGCAGAATGGGAAAAGAATGACAGAAACTTAACGGCAGGTTTTACAACTCGAATTGGAGGGGTAGGGCAACCACCATATCACTCCTTAAATGTTGGCCTTCACGTAGCTGATGACGATACTATTGTATTAAAAAATCGTGAACACGTTGCAAGAAAGCTTAATATTCCTATAGAACAGTGGGTAGTTGGGGAACAAGTTCATGATGCAAAAATTAATAAAGTTATGAGGAATGATGTTGGAAAAGGTGGACAGTCTCAAAAGACAGCTATAAAAGGAGTAGATGGGTTATATACTCGAGAAAAAAATATATTACTTGTGAGTTTATATGCTGACTGTGTCCCATTGTACTTTTATGTACCTAAACAGCAATTGATTGGATTAGCTCATGCAGGCTGGAAAGGAACCGTTAGTCAAATTGGTTCGAAGATGGTAGAGATCTGGACAAACATTGAGGGAATTAACGCCAGTGAAATATTAGTTGCAATTGGTCCATCTATTAGTCAAACCGAATATGAAGTGGATCAAAATGTAATACAATCTGTTAACAAAGTATTACCTCAAGGCGAAGAAAGGCCGTATCAATTAACGAGACCAGGACATTATCTACTAGATTTAAAAACGTTAAATGAACAAATACTTGTTCGTGCTGGAATTCCTAAAGAAAATATAATCAAGAGCCAGTATTGCACGGCTAGTAATACTAACTTATTTTTTTCGCATCGAAAAGAAAAGGGTAAAACTGGGAGAATGATGAGCTATATCGGTTTAAAGGGTGGATTAAGCCAGAAAGAAAGGAGAACGCTTGATTGA